One window from the genome of Nitrospira defluvii encodes:
- a CDS encoding pyridoxamine 5'-phosphate oxidase family protein: MIPPAIVELLRTGVSVNVGTRDADLLPECTRGWGIWVDDERQAVTLLLTESASAQTLANLRENGLIAITCSRPTDHVTCQLKGNVTHIRPATPEDYARQRQWRRAFLGELIAVGVPAEQADAIIMEPAVSVGVHVTGVFAQTPGPGAGEKV; the protein is encoded by the coding sequence ATGATCCCCCCTGCCATCGTCGAATTGCTCCGCACCGGTGTCTCCGTCAATGTCGGCACTCGCGATGCGGATCTTCTGCCGGAATGCACCAGGGGCTGGGGCATCTGGGTGGATGACGAGCGTCAGGCGGTGACCCTGTTGCTCACGGAATCCGCGTCGGCACAGACCCTCGCCAACCTCCGCGAGAACGGGCTCATCGCCATCACCTGCTCACGGCCTACCGACCACGTGACCTGCCAACTCAAGGGCAACGTCACGCACATTCGTCCGGCAACCCCAGAGGACTATGCCCGACAACGGCAGTGGCGTCGGGCGTTTCTTGGGGAACTCATCGCAGTCGGGGTTCCGGCCGAGCAGGCCGACGCCATCATCATGGAGCCCGCCGTTTCAGTGGGAGTGCACGTGACCGGTGTCTTCGCCCAAACACCCGGCCCAGGCGCCGGCGAAAAGGTCTGA
- a CDS encoding type II toxin-antitoxin system HipA family toxin, with product MPRRRAHAPLRVLLNNRPVGRLTKAATGAIDFLYEPAWLEWEHAIPVSLSLPLREDAYRGAAVAAVFDNLLPDSDVLRRRVAEKVGAGGTDLYSLLAAIGRDCVGALQFIGADDASDEGDRDAITGETINDSAIEKLLQGLSQAPLGLSCDEDFRISVAGAQEKTALLRHKGRWWKPSGTTPTTHILKKQIGRLPDGIDLSNSVENEFYCLKLAGAFGLPVNKAEVHDFNETRALVIERFDRRWTADKRLLRLPQEDFCQALSVPPTRKYQSEGGPGLVKILDVLKGSDNPAADRQTVFKAQIFFWLIGATDGHAKNFSMFLGPGGSYRLTPLYDVLTAQPSLDAGQVQRKQMKLSMSVGTNRHYRIDEIQGRHFVQTATAAGLPKSAIAAALEEIADAALKALQKVEAGLPKDFPAPIHASVSKGVKERLKVLAALQ from the coding sequence ATGCCGCGCCGCCGGGCCCATGCGCCGTTGCGCGTACTGCTGAATAACCGGCCGGTGGGCCGGTTGACCAAGGCAGCCACTGGGGCCATCGACTTCCTGTATGAACCTGCATGGCTCGAATGGGAGCATGCGATACCAGTGTCGTTGTCGCTTCCTTTACGAGAGGACGCGTACCGGGGTGCGGCGGTTGCGGCGGTATTCGACAATCTGCTGCCGGATTCCGATGTGCTGCGCCGGCGCGTTGCCGAAAAGGTGGGGGCGGGCGGAACAGATCTCTACAGCCTGTTGGCGGCCATCGGGCGCGATTGCGTGGGGGCGCTGCAATTCATTGGGGCAGATGATGCGTCAGATGAAGGCGATAGGGACGCGATCACAGGCGAAACGATTAACGATTCGGCGATAGAGAAACTCCTACAGGGGCTGTCGCAGGCTCCACTGGGCCTGAGCTGTGATGAAGATTTCCGGATCTCCGTGGCCGGGGCACAGGAAAAGACAGCGCTGCTCCGCCACAAGGGGCGGTGGTGGAAACCTTCTGGCACCACGCCGACCACGCATATTCTTAAAAAACAGATCGGCCGACTTCCGGACGGAATCGATCTGTCCAATAGTGTCGAGAATGAATTTTACTGCCTGAAGCTTGCCGGGGCATTCGGGCTGCCGGTCAACAAGGCGGAGGTCCATGACTTCAATGAGACCCGGGCACTGGTCATCGAACGGTTCGACCGGCGGTGGACCGCGGACAAACGTCTGCTCCGCCTGCCACAGGAGGATTTCTGCCAGGCGCTTTCAGTGCCGCCGACGAGAAAGTATCAGAGTGAAGGCGGGCCGGGACTGGTCAAGATTCTTGATGTGCTGAAGGGCAGCGACAATCCGGCTGCGGACCGGCAGACGGTGTTCAAGGCGCAGATTTTCTTCTGGCTGATCGGGGCCACGGACGGACACGCGAAGAATTTCAGCATGTTCCTCGGTCCTGGCGGCAGCTATCGTCTGACGCCGCTCTATGATGTGCTGACCGCCCAGCCAAGCCTTGATGCGGGACAGGTGCAACGTAAGCAGATGAAACTCTCAATGTCGGTCGGCACGAACCGTCACTACCGGATAGACGAAATCCAGGGCCGGCACTTTGTGCAGACCGCAACAGCGGCCGGGCTCCCGAAATCGGCGATTGCCGCGGCTCTCGAAGAAATCGCGGACGCGGCGCTGAAGGCGCTGCAGAAAGTTGAGGCTGGCCTGCCGAAGGATTTCCCAGCCCCTATTCATGCTTCCGTGAGCAAGGGTGTGAAGGAGCGCCTGAAGGTCCTTGCCGCTCTACAGTAG
- a CDS encoding sigma 54-interacting transcriptional regulator, producing MAPYTMPMHETISGNLGSAVTDHGAALLQVAEEIAAHHDLPSLFQGLAQCLPEVAPFDFVGLVLHDAAKHVMKVHVLETAEARRVTRSLDGLEIPMKDSASAWVWEQQQPILIPSLAEETRFHVGMDALRGIGVQSVCFFPLTTAMRRLGAIGFGSVKPFAFDEGSVTFLHQVAKLVAVAVDNVLHHQDLAHDRDRLRLLLEVNNAVVSHLDLDQLFPAVSACLRRVIQHDGSSLLLCDEATGRWRIHVLDFDRNESFIEEGRIEESTQSPSCLAITTGKVALFGERELLAMAGTSPCAQDLLDRGLKSFCSIPLLSRNHALGALNVGRRRDAGFDPDDVQLLGQVAQQIAIAVENALAFREIAALKDTLAKEKVYLEEEIQTAYNFEEIVGDSRALKQVLKQVQTVAATDSTVLILGETGSGKELIARALHNLSDRRERTFVKLNCAAIPTGLLESELFGHEKGAFTGAIATKIGRFELADRGTIFLDEVGEIPLELQVKLLRVLQEQEFERLGSTRTMRVNVRVIAATNRDLGQMVDEQKFRSDLYYRLKVFPVTVPPLRERVEDIPVLVRHFVQKFASRMKKRIESVPADAMRVLQAYGWPGNVRELENFVERAVILSSGSELFVPAAELKRPALPPNGSATTLEEAERDHILKALRETNWVIGGSSGAAARLGMKRTTLQSKMQKLGIARPV from the coding sequence ATGGCGCCGTATACTATGCCCATGCATGAGACGATTTCAGGCAACCTTGGGTCGGCGGTCACCGATCACGGAGCCGCCTTGCTGCAGGTGGCGGAAGAGATCGCCGCGCACCACGATTTGCCGTCGCTCTTTCAGGGCCTGGCGCAATGCCTGCCTGAGGTGGCGCCGTTCGATTTCGTTGGGCTGGTGCTGCATGATGCCGCGAAACACGTGATGAAGGTCCATGTGCTGGAAACGGCGGAGGCGCGGCGGGTGACGCGATCTCTCGACGGCCTCGAGATCCCGATGAAGGACTCGGCCAGCGCATGGGTGTGGGAGCAGCAACAGCCGATCCTGATTCCGTCGCTTGCGGAGGAGACGCGGTTTCACGTCGGAATGGACGCCTTGCGCGGAATCGGCGTCCAATCCGTCTGCTTCTTTCCGCTGACGACCGCCATGCGCCGGTTGGGCGCCATCGGGTTCGGCAGCGTGAAACCCTTTGCCTTCGACGAAGGCAGCGTGACGTTCCTGCATCAGGTGGCCAAGCTGGTGGCTGTGGCGGTGGATAATGTGCTGCATCACCAGGATCTGGCGCACGATCGCGACCGGTTGCGCCTGCTACTCGAAGTCAACAATGCGGTGGTCTCGCATCTGGATTTGGACCAATTGTTCCCCGCCGTCAGCGCCTGCTTGCGCCGGGTCATTCAGCATGACGGATCGAGTCTGCTCTTGTGCGATGAGGCAACCGGCCGCTGGCGTATCCATGTGCTGGATTTCGACCGGAATGAAAGCTTCATCGAGGAAGGGCGCATCGAGGAAAGTACACAGTCGCCGTCCTGCCTCGCGATTACGACGGGCAAAGTGGCCCTGTTCGGAGAGCGAGAACTGCTGGCCATGGCGGGTACGTCGCCCTGTGCGCAGGATCTGCTCGATCGCGGCCTCAAGTCGTTCTGTTCCATACCGCTCCTTTCGCGCAACCATGCTTTGGGGGCGTTGAACGTCGGTCGGCGCAGGGACGCCGGGTTCGATCCGGACGATGTGCAGTTGCTGGGGCAGGTCGCACAACAAATTGCCATCGCCGTCGAGAACGCCTTGGCGTTTCGCGAGATCGCAGCACTGAAAGATACACTGGCCAAGGAAAAGGTGTACCTCGAAGAGGAAATTCAAACCGCCTACAACTTTGAGGAGATCGTCGGGGACAGCCGCGCGCTGAAACAGGTGTTGAAACAGGTGCAGACTGTCGCCGCGACCGATTCCACCGTGTTGATTCTCGGGGAGACGGGGAGTGGCAAGGAACTGATTGCGCGCGCCCTCCACAATCTGAGCGACCGCCGCGAACGGACCTTCGTGAAGCTCAATTGTGCCGCGATTCCCACCGGTCTGTTGGAAAGCGAACTCTTCGGGCATGAAAAGGGCGCTTTCACCGGAGCCATCGCCACGAAAATCGGGCGATTCGAATTGGCCGATCGCGGCACCATTTTTCTCGATGAAGTGGGCGAGATTCCGCTGGAATTGCAGGTCAAACTGCTGCGCGTGCTCCAGGAACAGGAATTCGAGCGGTTGGGGAGCACCAGGACGATGCGGGTCAATGTCCGGGTGATCGCCGCCACGAATCGAGACCTGGGGCAGATGGTGGATGAACAGAAGTTTCGTAGCGATCTCTATTACCGATTGAAGGTCTTCCCCGTGACCGTGCCACCGCTTCGGGAACGAGTCGAGGATATTCCTGTACTGGTCCGGCACTTCGTCCAGAAGTTCGCGTCGCGTATGAAAAAACGAATTGAATCCGTCCCGGCCGACGCCATGCGGGTGCTGCAGGCCTATGGGTGGCCCGGCAACGTACGCGAGCTGGAAAACTTCGTCGAGCGGGCTGTGATCCTGTCATCCGGGTCGGAGCTTTTCGTGCCGGCTGCGGAGTTGAAACGCCCGGCGTTACCGCCCAACGGGTCTGCCACCACGCTGGAAGAGGCGGAGCGCGACCATATCCTCAAGGCCCTTCGGGAGACGAACTGGGTCATCGGCGGATCGTCCGGCGCTGCCGCCCGCTTAGGGATGAAACGCACTACGCTCCAGTCCAAGATGCAGAAGCTCGGCATTGCCCGGCCGGTGTAA
- a CDS encoding GAF domain-containing protein, producing MAISFQFFNKTRKNIAEHPFACVMVLDPRAIQAYRLSLKYERSESSGPLFHAMSLQLQAIASHAGMSDVFRLRAADIYAVRRIERVEGITSLPTPPRDERPPSLFIEPDLHALRVIAERLNRTECLGELLETALHCLDEFFGLHHTMLLLVDEKRRTLQTIASRGYRENGVGSEVGFGEGLIGTVATAKLPLRLSGLDHTLRYARAVHDRAEAVSGPDAVCREIPLPGLSNASTQIAVPLMIRNRCLGVLVAETLEPLTLLIREEALMAIVAGHLAAGIEQSAHEADEHLPVDAPVAAPTPIRSVSSHRSFCFYHADDCIFVDGEYLIKNVPGRILWRILKQHQDEQRVEFTNRELRMDSWLGLPEWKDNFETRLILLRKRLEQKCPDVRLVPRGRGRFALEISVKIVLSEKPA from the coding sequence GTGGCGATCTCGTTTCAGTTCTTCAACAAGACCCGCAAGAACATCGCCGAACATCCCTTCGCCTGCGTGATGGTCCTGGACCCGCGCGCCATACAGGCCTACCGGCTGTCCCTGAAGTATGAGCGATCGGAATCCTCGGGCCCCTTGTTTCACGCCATGTCGTTGCAACTGCAGGCCATTGCCTCCCATGCCGGCATGTCCGACGTGTTTCGTCTCCGGGCCGCCGATATCTATGCCGTGCGCCGCATCGAGCGAGTCGAGGGCATCACCTCACTCCCCACCCCGCCGCGCGACGAACGACCTCCGTCCCTGTTCATTGAGCCGGACCTACACGCGTTGCGGGTCATCGCCGAACGGCTGAACCGGACCGAATGCCTCGGCGAATTGTTGGAGACCGCGCTCCACTGCCTGGATGAGTTCTTCGGCCTGCACCACACGATGCTACTGCTGGTGGATGAGAAGCGCCGCACACTCCAGACCATTGCAAGCCGCGGTTACCGGGAGAACGGGGTCGGCTCCGAGGTAGGTTTCGGGGAGGGCCTCATCGGGACGGTCGCAACGGCGAAACTGCCGCTGCGGCTCTCCGGGCTCGACCACACGTTGCGCTATGCCCGCGCGGTCCATGATCGCGCCGAAGCGGTCTCCGGTCCCGATGCCGTCTGTCGCGAGATTCCCCTGCCCGGTCTGTCGAATGCCTCGACGCAGATCGCGGTCCCGCTGATGATCCGGAATCGCTGCCTGGGTGTGTTGGTCGCTGAAACCTTGGAACCACTGACGTTACTGATTCGCGAAGAAGCGTTGATGGCCATTGTGGCCGGTCATCTGGCCGCCGGAATCGAGCAGTCAGCGCACGAGGCAGACGAGCACCTTCCTGTGGACGCCCCTGTCGCGGCTCCGACCCCGATTCGTTCAGTCTCCTCGCACCGCTCGTTCTGCTTCTATCATGCGGATGACTGCATCTTCGTCGACGGCGAATACTTGATCAAGAACGTCCCGGGACGCATTCTCTGGCGGATTCTGAAACAACATCAGGACGAACAACGAGTGGAGTTCACGAATCGCGAGTTGCGGATGGATAGTTGGCTGGGCCTGCCGGAGTGGAAAGATAACTTCGAAACGCGATTGATTCTATTGCGCAAACGGCTGGAACAGAAATGCCCCGACGTGCGCCTCGTGCCACGCGGACGCGGGCGGTTCGCGCTCGAAATCTCGGTGAAGATTGTCCTGTCTGAAAAGCCTGCGTGA
- a CDS encoding NAD(P)/FAD-dependent oxidoreductase, with amino-acid sequence MDPKRMRVVIIGGGFGGLAAAEALRKADLDITLIDRTNHHLFQPLLYQVATAALSPGDIAWPLRTIFRSQSNIRVVMGEVQGIDRAARQVQVTDYPPVSYDALIVAVGSRHAHFSRPEWEDHAPGLKTLVDAVALRTRMLLAFEEAERRAATSTGTTPLTFVIVGGGPTGVELAGAMAEIGRNAMLPDFPFLQRQAVRILLVEAGSRVLSGFPPDLSANAQSALESMGVTVLLNQRVRDVGPKGVSLDGQFIETGHVIWAAGNRASPLLSSLNVPLDPAGRVFVRPDLTVPDDEWLFVIGDAAAVQDAQGHVLSGLAPLAMQEGRYVAAVIAARTMSGRRAAFRYVDRGTLATIGRAKAVAQFGSVHVSGLWAWLLWCTVHIFFLIGFRNRFRVVSEWIWYYVTFKPGARLID; translated from the coding sequence ATGGACCCGAAGCGAATGCGTGTGGTGATCATCGGAGGCGGATTCGGCGGATTGGCTGCGGCCGAAGCCCTGCGAAAAGCCGACCTCGACATTACGCTTATCGACCGCACCAACCATCATCTCTTTCAGCCGTTGCTGTACCAAGTGGCAACGGCCGCGCTCTCCCCCGGTGATATCGCCTGGCCCCTGCGGACCATCTTCCGGTCTCAGTCGAACATTCGTGTGGTGATGGGGGAAGTGCAGGGGATCGATCGTGCGGCCAGGCAGGTCCAGGTTACGGACTACCCACCTGTTTCCTATGATGCCCTGATCGTCGCGGTCGGCTCCCGACACGCGCACTTCAGCCGTCCCGAGTGGGAGGACCATGCTCCAGGGCTCAAGACCCTCGTTGACGCGGTTGCGTTGCGCACGCGGATGTTGCTGGCCTTCGAGGAGGCGGAACGCCGGGCCGCCACGTCAACCGGTACGACTCCGTTGACCTTCGTGATTGTGGGCGGCGGACCGACCGGAGTGGAACTCGCTGGGGCCATGGCGGAGATCGGCCGAAACGCCATGCTCCCGGACTTTCCCTTTCTGCAACGACAAGCGGTCAGGATTCTGCTGGTAGAGGCGGGATCCAGGGTCCTTTCGGGCTTTCCTCCCGATTTGTCTGCGAACGCACAGTCTGCGCTGGAGTCGATGGGCGTCACGGTGCTCCTCAATCAGAGGGTGCGTGACGTCGGCCCGAAGGGCGTGTCGCTCGACGGACAATTCATCGAGACCGGCCACGTCATCTGGGCTGCCGGCAACCGCGCCTCTCCACTCTTGTCCTCGCTCAACGTTCCCCTGGATCCAGCCGGCCGGGTGTTTGTGCGGCCGGATCTGACGGTTCCGGATGATGAATGGCTGTTCGTGATCGGCGATGCCGCAGCGGTGCAGGACGCGCAAGGCCATGTCCTGTCCGGGCTGGCTCCGCTTGCCATGCAGGAGGGGCGGTATGTGGCGGCGGTGATTGCAGCGCGGACAATGTCGGGCCGGCGGGCGGCCTTTCGTTATGTCGATCGAGGGACCTTGGCCACCATCGGCCGGGCCAAGGCTGTGGCGCAATTCGGATCGGTGCATGTGTCCGGTCTCTGGGCCTGGCTGCTCTGGTGCACCGTCCACATCTTCTTTTTGATCGGCTTCCGCAATCGCTTCCGCGTCGTCTCCGAGTGGATCTGGTACTACGTGACATTCAAACCAGGCGCTCGCCTGATCGATTAG
- a CDS encoding monooxygenase family protein, protein MPRPILRRTVDLSGFPDLVVIYLGMRVNHWTGLKTLFGFGPKIARSVEAQPDGLLLHEPLLWSMLPPHVGMRQYWRDFDALERWARSDPHRQWWQQFLRDTGGTGFWHEAYFMRGGMEAVYNDILVEIGFLRFAPAQAAKGPLFTARSRAGRTGESALPAAVTEEDLDR, encoded by the coding sequence ATGCCCCGCCCAATCCTACGCAGGACCGTCGACCTATCCGGCTTTCCGGATCTCGTGGTCATCTATCTCGGCATGAGGGTCAACCACTGGACGGGACTCAAGACCCTGTTCGGCTTTGGTCCGAAGATTGCGCGGTCTGTCGAGGCCCAACCGGACGGGTTGTTGCTTCATGAACCGCTGCTCTGGTCGATGCTGCCGCCACATGTCGGGATGCGGCAATATTGGCGTGACTTCGATGCGCTGGAGCGTTGGGCGCGTTCCGATCCTCATCGCCAGTGGTGGCAGCAGTTTCTTCGTGATACCGGGGGAACAGGATTTTGGCACGAAGCCTATTTCATGCGCGGCGGGATGGAGGCGGTGTACAACGACATCCTGGTGGAGATCGGGTTCCTGCGATTCGCTCCAGCGCAGGCGGCCAAAGGTCCCCTGTTCACCGCCAGAAGTCGAGCGGGCCGAACCGGTGAATCGGCATTGCCAGCGGCGGTGACGGAAGAGGATCTAGACCGGTGA
- a CDS encoding helix-turn-helix domain-containing protein produces the protein MNDLARDPRQIGNLVRRARKRQGLSQAALGEKAGMRQETISLIETGHPAAKLQTILSVLAALDLELRIVPRSKARAADLEEIF, from the coding sequence ATGAATGACTTAGCGCGCGATCCAAGACAGATTGGAAATCTGGTGCGACGTGCCCGGAAGAGGCAGGGGCTCAGCCAAGCCGCGCTTGGCGAGAAGGCGGGCATGCGGCAGGAGACGATCTCTCTGATCGAAACGGGGCATCCGGCAGCAAAACTGCAGACCATTCTGAGCGTGCTGGCGGCGCTTGATCTCGAGCTCCGGATCGTGCCGCGATCGAAGGCCCGGGCTGCGGACCTTGAGGAGATATTCTGA